TAGTTCGATAAGATATTTAGAAACTTCAAAGTTAGAAATGTATTGGCTTGAAATACTTAAAAGTCAGAAAGATTATTTTGAAATAGATAAAAATATTGTAGGAACAGAGCGTTTTTATTCAAAAGATTATAAAGATGTTCAAAGAACAAATTATTCTAAAATCAACAAGTTAATAAAACAAATATATGACGATGGAAATTTTAAGATGAGTAAAGTTGTTTCGAAATACTTTAATGATATGGAAAGTATTTTTGAAGGTCTTTATTCTGCTTTAGATAAAAATGCTCATATGGTTTTTAAGATAAGTGATAGTATGGTTAGAAAAGTTAATATTCCAACTCATAGTTTTTTCATTGAAATTGCAAAGTCCAAGAAATTTAAGTTGGTCAGCAAATTTAAGGATAAAATTGAAAGTAGATCTTTGTTGACGAAAAGAAATTATTATAGTGGTATGATGTCACATGATTGGATACTTATATTTAAAAAGTGAGGCTGCATTGGTTCAATTACAATTAAAAGAAAATGAGTTAAAAGAAAAATTTCCTATTATAGAAATTATGCGTTTTATGGGTAATAAAAAATATCTTATTGATTTTATTGTTCCTGAAATAATAAAAGAAACTAATATTGGCGATACAATTTTTGATTTAACGGCAGGCACACAATCTATTTCTTATGCACTGAAAAAAAGAAATCAAATTTATTCAAATGATGTTCTAACCTCAAGTTATACAGTAGGCAAGGCCTTTGTTGAAAACAATAAATTAAATTTAATTAGACCCGAAAATCTTCGAAGATTAAAGATATTATTTGATAATAACTTAAATGAAAAAAAATATAGTTTTTTTTATGACAATTACCCGGATACATATTTTTCAGCAGAGCAATGTTTAGAAATTGATAGTATAAGATATGCAATCGATTATTCGTTTTTTTCAGACTATGAGAAAGCAATATTACTTTCTGGACTTATTTATTCTATGTGTTACGCGCAGTCTTCGCCTGGGCACTTTGCGCAGTTTATGCCAAAAGATCATCCAAGAGTTATTAAACTGAGAAAAATTAGCATTTTCGAACAATTTGAAAAGAAAATTAATGAAATACATATAGTTTGTAGTAAATTTGAGAATAAAGTTTTTAACTGTGACTATAGAGATATTTTTAATAAAAAGAAATATATAAATTATATAAAAAATACAAAACTATTTTATTTAGACCCTCCTTATACTGCAGAACAATATTCAAGGTTTTATCATTTACTCGAGACGGTTGTCAAATATGATAGCCCGGATTTGCAGCATAAAGCAAAATATAGAACGGATAGGTTTAAATCAGCGTTTTCATATAAGACTAAAGTTAAAGAAGAATTTGAATATGTACTTTCAAAAATTTCAGAGTATAAAGATAAAAAAATTATTATTAGCTACTCTAACAATGGATTAGTATTAGAATCTGAACTGAAAAACATTTGTAAAAAATATTTTACAAATGTTTCAATATTAAGAAAAAAATATGATCATTGTACACAGGGTAAAGGTAAAATTGACTTTGTGTATGAAATTCTTTTGATATGTAATAATATATAAATAACCTATTCTTCAAAAAGAGTCTGTCATAAAATTTGTGTAAACGGCCATAATCTGAAGTACACTTAAGTGTACTGAGTATAATAAGGAGGATGGATTAT
This sequence is a window from Candidatus Goldiibacteriota bacterium. Protein-coding genes within it:
- a CDS encoding DNA adenine methylase, coding for MIGYLYLKSEAALVQLQLKENELKEKFPIIEIMRFMGNKKYLIDFIVPEIIKETNIGDTIFDLTAGTQSISYALKKRNQIYSNDVLTSSYTVGKAFVENNKLNLIRPENLRRLKILFDNNLNEKKYSFFYDNYPDTYFSAEQCLEIDSIRYAIDYSFFSDYEKAILLSGLIYSMCYAQSSPGHFAQFMPKDHPRVIKLRKISIFEQFEKKINEIHIVCSKFENKVFNCDYRDIFNKKKYINYIKNTKLFYLDPPYTAEQYSRFYHLLETVVKYDSPDLQHKAKYRTDRFKSAFSYKTKVKEEFEYVLSKISEYKDKKIIISYSNNGLVLESELKNICKKYFTNVSILRKKYDHCTQGKGKIDFVYEILLICNNI